One Rhodococcus sp. P1Y DNA window includes the following coding sequences:
- the holA gene encoding DNA polymerase III subunit delta gives MNANNPVESLHLVLGDEELLMDRAVATIVGRVRAAAPEGDDVPVTKLRAGDASAPELLELLSPSLFAEDRVVVLEAAAEAGKDAVALVLDAAADPPEGAVLVVMHSGGGRAKAMAGALQKVGAVTHECAKLTKPAERADFVKREFGAAEVRVSPDVVEAVVEAVGSELRELAAACSQLVADTGGKVDVDAVRRYYSGKAEVSGFDVAEKAVAGDVPGALEALRWAMHRGVPHVLLADALAEAVRTIALVGSAGRGDPFRMAGELGMPPWKIKKAQSQARGWNGRSIGEALRIVSQLNADVKGQAADADYAVENAVSVVAALSNS, from the coding sequence GTGAATGCGAACAATCCGGTGGAGTCACTGCACCTCGTCCTCGGCGACGAGGAATTGCTCATGGACCGTGCCGTGGCCACGATCGTCGGGCGGGTACGCGCCGCTGCGCCGGAGGGTGACGACGTCCCGGTCACCAAACTGCGCGCAGGCGACGCCAGTGCCCCGGAGTTGCTCGAACTGCTCAGCCCGTCACTGTTCGCCGAGGACCGCGTAGTCGTGCTCGAAGCTGCCGCCGAAGCAGGTAAGGATGCGGTTGCTCTTGTTCTGGATGCCGCCGCGGACCCGCCCGAGGGCGCAGTACTGGTCGTCATGCACTCGGGCGGTGGGCGCGCCAAGGCAATGGCGGGCGCTCTGCAGAAAGTGGGCGCAGTCACGCACGAATGTGCCAAGTTGACCAAGCCGGCCGAGAGGGCAGATTTCGTCAAACGTGAATTCGGGGCGGCGGAGGTCCGCGTGAGCCCGGACGTGGTCGAAGCCGTTGTCGAAGCAGTCGGATCCGAGCTGCGCGAGTTGGCTGCTGCCTGTTCTCAATTGGTCGCCGACACCGGAGGAAAAGTCGACGTCGATGCAGTGCGTCGCTACTACTCGGGTAAGGCGGAGGTCTCCGGATTCGATGTAGCCGAGAAGGCCGTCGCCGGCGATGTCCCAGGAGCCTTGGAGGCGCTGCGCTGGGCGATGCACCGGGGCGTCCCTCACGTGCTGCTTGCCGATGCACTCGCCGAAGCGGTGCGGACCATCGCGCTCGTCGGCTCCGCAGGCAGGGGAGACCCGTTCCGGATGGCCGGTGAACTTGGAATGCCGCCGTGGAAGATCAAGAAGGCGCAGTCACAGGCCCGAGGTTGGAACGGTCGATCAATCGGCGAGGCACTGCGGATCGTGTCGCAGCTCAACGCCGACGTAAAGGGCCAGGCCGCGGATGCGGACTACGCCGTCGAGAATGCGGTCTCGGTCGTCGCTGCGCTCAGCAACAGCTAG
- a CDS encoding transglutaminase family protein produces the protein MRVVHTTGYQYDAPVTSSYNEARLTPRSDNRQNVILNRVETNPVTRSYRYTDYWGTAVTAFDLHAPHTELEVTGSSVVETDPFVPPEENASWEELASDAVIDRFNEVLDNTVYVPKNRQLVAIAKKLSKGLPPQESVVEIANWVNQEMSYVPGTTGVHTSAVEAWSEKKGVCQDYAHLTLLLLRSIGIPSRYVSGYLHPKKDAAVGVSVEGQSHAWIEAWTGAWWGYDPTNAIAVNEQHVSVGLGRDYADVPPLKGIFSGGGSTALDVVVEITRLA, from the coding sequence ATGCGCGTTGTCCACACCACGGGCTATCAGTACGACGCGCCGGTGACGTCGTCGTACAACGAAGCCCGACTGACTCCGCGAAGTGACAATCGACAGAACGTCATTCTCAACCGTGTCGAGACCAATCCAGTGACCAGGAGCTATCGCTACACGGATTACTGGGGGACGGCGGTGACCGCGTTCGATCTGCACGCGCCGCACACCGAGCTCGAGGTGACCGGCTCGTCCGTCGTCGAAACCGATCCGTTCGTTCCGCCGGAAGAGAATGCGTCGTGGGAAGAACTGGCGAGTGACGCCGTCATCGATCGGTTCAACGAGGTACTCGACAACACCGTCTACGTCCCGAAGAACCGACAGCTCGTCGCGATCGCGAAGAAGCTGTCCAAGGGTCTTCCGCCGCAGGAATCCGTCGTCGAGATAGCGAACTGGGTCAACCAGGAAATGTCGTACGTGCCGGGGACGACGGGAGTGCACACCTCCGCCGTCGAGGCGTGGTCGGAGAAGAAAGGCGTCTGCCAGGACTACGCGCACCTGACGCTGCTTCTGTTGCGCAGCATCGGAATTCCGAGCCGGTATGTCTCGGGCTACTTGCATCCGAAGAAGGACGCGGCCGTCGGCGTTTCGGTCGAAGGCCAGTCGCATGCGTGGATCGAGGCGTGGACCGGCGCCTGGTGGGGTTACGACCCGACCAACGCCATCGCCGTCAACGAACAGCACGTATCCGTCGGCCTCGGTCGCGACTACGCGGACGTTCCGCCGCTCAAGGGCATATTTTCCGGCGGTGGCTCGACGGCACTCGATGTCGTGGTGGAGATCACGAGATTGGCCTAG
- a CDS encoding nitroreductase family deazaflavin-dependent oxidoreductase — translation MPNNKTDAELSPKSWVRELTQQILEQGTTEGAEYMGLPVVLFTIIGAKSGKKRYVPLMRVEADGKYAMVGSNGAGSTHPSWYYNIKANPTVTVQDGTKIVTLNARELDGAEREKWWKLAVESFSQYAEMQSQTDRQLPVVILE, via the coding sequence GTGCCCAACAACAAGACCGACGCCGAACTGAGCCCCAAGTCCTGGGTCCGCGAGCTGACCCAACAGATTCTCGAGCAGGGCACCACCGAGGGGGCAGAGTACATGGGTCTGCCCGTTGTGCTGTTCACGATCATCGGGGCGAAGTCCGGCAAGAAGCGGTACGTGCCACTGATGCGCGTCGAGGCCGACGGCAAGTACGCCATGGTCGGCTCCAACGGTGCCGGTTCCACGCACCCGTCGTGGTACTACAACATCAAGGCAAACCCCACCGTCACGGTGCAGGACGGGACGAAGATTGTCACCCTCAACGCCCGCGAGCTCGATGGGGCCGAGCGCGAGAAGTGGTGGAAGCTCGCCGTCGAGTCCTTCAGCCAGTACGCCGAAATGCAGTCCCAGACCGACCGGCAACTCCCAGTCGTCATCCTGGAGTGA
- a CDS encoding alpha-E domain-containing protein codes for MLARNAESLYWIGRYVERADDTARILDVTVHQLLEDATVDPDHISRVLLRVLGFKHEPDVSLDVWSLTELVAFSRDGSGSIVDSLSSARENARGAREVTSSEMWECLNTTYNGLGERIRASKRTGPAEFFSYIEGRAAMFAGLADSTLSHDDGYRFLILGRSVERIDMTVRLLLSRAGDRPSSPAWVTVLRSAGAHDTYLRTYRGALDAQRVLEFMLLDRLFPRSVFYALSEAERSLDSLDHQPNSRLGARAEAQRLLGRARSELEFLRPGGLLDDLQDRLVGLQETCRELGEAISKQYFHAAPWVAWTDAGSGTYEDQLEGEL; via the coding sequence ATGCTCGCGCGGAACGCAGAGTCGCTCTACTGGATCGGGCGATATGTCGAGCGTGCCGACGACACGGCACGCATCCTCGACGTCACCGTCCATCAGCTCCTCGAGGATGCGACGGTCGACCCCGATCACATTTCGCGCGTGCTCCTGCGCGTCCTCGGGTTCAAACACGAACCGGATGTCTCGCTCGACGTGTGGTCGCTGACCGAGCTGGTTGCGTTCAGCCGTGACGGCAGTGGCTCGATCGTGGATTCACTGTCGAGCGCACGTGAGAATGCCCGCGGTGCACGTGAAGTCACCTCCAGCGAGATGTGGGAGTGCCTCAACACCACGTACAACGGACTCGGCGAACGCATCAGGGCGTCGAAGCGGACGGGTCCGGCCGAATTCTTCAGCTACATCGAGGGTCGTGCGGCGATGTTCGCCGGCCTCGCCGACTCGACGCTCAGCCACGACGACGGTTACCGATTCCTCATTCTCGGTCGATCGGTCGAACGTATCGACATGACCGTACGTCTGCTGCTGTCGCGTGCAGGGGACAGGCCGTCGTCGCCCGCGTGGGTCACGGTGCTTCGGTCTGCGGGCGCGCACGACACGTACCTGCGGACGTATCGCGGCGCGCTCGACGCGCAACGCGTTCTCGAATTCATGTTGTTGGACAGGCTGTTTCCGCGTTCGGTGTTCTACGCGCTGAGCGAGGCCGAACGGTCGTTGGACAGCCTCGATCATCAGCCGAACAGCCGGCTCGGTGCACGGGCCGAGGCGCAGCGGCTGCTCGGTCGAGCACGCAGCGAGCTCGAGTTCCTCCGTCCGGGTGGCCTGCTGGACGACCTGCAGGACAGGTTGGTCGGGCTACAGGAAACCTGCCGCGAGCTGGGCGAGGCCATCTCCAAGCAGTACTTCCACGCGGCGCCATGGGTTGCGTGGACCGACGCCGGATCCGGCACGTACGAGGACCAACTGGAAGGTGAACTGTGA
- a CDS encoding nitronate monooxygenase: protein MTTRILSELSVPIVSAPMAGGPSTPDLARAVTAAGGLGMIAGALLDLEKFAAQIDSMRDVRFGVNLFLPDDPTSADVDAYAARIAPWFEKYDAEPGVLPRRDDFYPEKFRWLIHNPVPLVSSTFGTFDAAEVAAFHEVGTEVWCTVTSATEAAEAERNGVDALVVQGPEAGGHRGSFDGSAPEEPLDQVLAAVRAVSTLPRIAAGGLMDGFDIAPLLESGAADAAQLGTAFLNTTEAGTRQVHRDQLTETADTAVTRAFSGRPARGIVNEFMLDNSEDAPLAYPDLHYLTAPMRAKAGAAGDPSALSMWAGTGHLRARRATVSELMSEWAQQLGR, encoded by the coding sequence GTGACGACGCGAATCCTCAGTGAACTGTCCGTCCCGATCGTCAGTGCCCCGATGGCCGGTGGTCCGTCGACGCCCGATCTCGCGAGAGCGGTGACGGCTGCCGGCGGCCTCGGCATGATTGCCGGTGCGCTGCTGGATCTGGAAAAGTTTGCAGCTCAAATAGATTCGATGCGCGACGTGAGATTCGGCGTCAATCTTTTCCTGCCCGACGATCCGACTTCAGCCGATGTCGACGCGTACGCCGCTCGCATTGCTCCGTGGTTCGAGAAGTACGACGCTGAGCCAGGCGTGCTACCGCGGCGCGACGACTTCTACCCGGAGAAGTTTCGCTGGTTGATCCACAATCCGGTGCCTCTCGTCTCCAGCACCTTCGGCACGTTCGACGCGGCGGAGGTCGCTGCCTTCCACGAGGTCGGCACCGAGGTGTGGTGCACAGTCACCTCGGCTACCGAAGCGGCCGAAGCCGAGCGGAACGGTGTCGATGCGCTCGTCGTTCAAGGCCCGGAAGCGGGCGGCCATCGCGGTAGCTTCGACGGCTCGGCCCCCGAGGAGCCTCTCGATCAGGTGCTCGCAGCCGTCCGCGCGGTGTCGACGCTGCCGCGCATTGCAGCGGGCGGCCTCATGGACGGGTTCGACATCGCGCCGCTCCTCGAATCCGGTGCCGCCGACGCTGCACAACTCGGTACAGCTTTCTTGAACACCACCGAGGCCGGAACCCGGCAGGTTCACCGTGATCAACTCACGGAGACTGCGGATACCGCTGTCACACGGGCATTTTCCGGTCGGCCGGCTCGCGGGATCGTCAACGAATTCATGCTCGACAATTCCGAGGACGCCCCGTTGGCCTATCCGGACCTGCATTACCTGACGGCGCCGATGCGCGCCAAGGCCGGAGCTGCGGGCGATCCCTCGGCGTTGTCGATGTGGGCCGGGACCGGACACCTGCGTGCGCGGCGAGCGACGGTGTCCGAGCTGATGAGCGAGTGGGCCCAGCAGCTCGGACGCTGA
- a CDS encoding type II toxin-antitoxin system PemK/MazF family toxin, which produces MAGNWSKFTSELGKIALREGPRLFRQLQKSGALQKGKDAITNKTSPGPATPSGRPVASKTVPTAHRARRVEYSPDLDGKADPGEIVWTWVTYEEDASQGKDRPVLVVGRDGTTLLGLMLSSQDKRDGDPDWVPIGSGSWDAEGRPSWIRLDRVLDVPETGIRREGAILAKGKFDAVAARLRSQYSWS; this is translated from the coding sequence ATGGCTGGCAACTGGAGCAAATTCACATCGGAACTGGGAAAGATCGCGCTGCGCGAGGGCCCGAGGCTGTTTCGCCAGCTGCAGAAATCAGGTGCCCTCCAGAAGGGCAAGGACGCGATCACGAACAAGACATCGCCCGGGCCCGCGACTCCCTCGGGCCGACCGGTGGCATCGAAGACAGTCCCGACGGCTCATCGCGCCCGACGCGTCGAGTACTCCCCCGACCTCGACGGAAAGGCCGATCCCGGCGAGATCGTGTGGACGTGGGTGACGTACGAGGAGGACGCGAGCCAGGGCAAGGACCGGCCGGTTCTGGTCGTCGGCCGAGACGGCACGACCTTGCTCGGGCTGATGCTGTCCAGCCAGGACAAGCGGGACGGCGACCCCGACTGGGTGCCGATCGGCTCCGGATCGTGGGACGCCGAGGGTCGGCCGAGCTGGATCAGGCTCGATCGGGTTCTCGACGTGCCCGAGACAGGGATTCGCCGCGAGGGCGCCATCCTCGCCAAAGGGAAGTTCGACGCCGTCGCAGCCCGACTTCGTTCGCAGTACAGCTGGTCCTGA
- the lepA gene encoding translation elongation factor 4: MRVPSFADTTFTDPARIRNFCIIAHIDHGKSTLADRMLQLTGVVDDRSMRAQYLDRMDIERERGITIKAQNVRLPWVVDGEEHVLHLIDTPGHVDFTYEVSRALEACEGAVLLVDAAQGIEAQTLANLYLALDKDLTIIPVLNKIDLPAADPDRYAAEIAHIIGCEADDVLRVSGKTGVGVEELLNEVVKLVPAPVGNADGPARAMIFDSVYDTYRGVVTYVRVVDGALNPREKVTMMSTGSTHELLEVGIVSPDPKATKGLGVGEVGYLITGVKDVRQSKVGDTVTTFRKGATEPLTGYREPRPMVYSGLYPLDGSDYPDLRDALEKLQLNDAALTYEPETSVALGFGFRCGFLGLLHMEITRERLEREFNLDLISTSPNVVYRVEMEDSAEHIVTNPSYWPEGKVRDVYEPMVKCTIISPSEFIGSIMELCQGRRGELGGMDYLSETRVELRYTIPMAEIIFDFFDILKSRTRGYASLDYEEIGEQSAALVKVDILLQGEAVDAFSAIVHKDAAAAYGNKMTTKLKELIPRQQFEVPIQAAVGSRIIARENIRAIRKDVLAKCYGGDISRKRKLLEKQKEGKKRMKTIGRVEVPQEAFVAALSSESSTDKPKK, from the coding sequence ATACGAGTGCCCAGCTTCGCCGACACGACGTTCACCGATCCCGCCCGGATCAGGAACTTCTGCATCATCGCCCACATCGACCACGGCAAGTCGACGCTGGCAGACCGGATGCTGCAGCTCACGGGCGTCGTCGACGATCGGTCGATGCGAGCGCAGTATCTCGACCGCATGGACATCGAGCGCGAGCGAGGCATCACCATCAAGGCGCAGAACGTCCGTCTGCCATGGGTGGTGGACGGCGAAGAGCATGTGCTGCACCTCATCGACACGCCAGGCCACGTCGACTTCACCTATGAGGTCTCGCGCGCCCTCGAAGCGTGCGAGGGCGCTGTGCTGCTCGTCGACGCCGCCCAGGGCATCGAGGCGCAGACACTGGCCAACCTCTACCTGGCTCTCGACAAAGATCTGACGATCATTCCGGTTCTGAACAAGATCGATCTCCCCGCAGCAGACCCCGATCGGTACGCCGCCGAGATCGCACACATCATCGGCTGTGAGGCGGACGACGTGCTGCGCGTGTCCGGTAAAACCGGCGTCGGTGTGGAGGAACTTCTCAACGAGGTCGTCAAGCTCGTCCCGGCTCCGGTCGGAAACGCAGACGGACCCGCCCGCGCCATGATCTTCGATTCCGTTTACGACACCTACCGCGGCGTGGTCACCTACGTGCGCGTCGTCGACGGGGCACTGAACCCGCGCGAAAAGGTCACGATGATGTCGACCGGCTCGACACACGAGCTCCTCGAGGTCGGCATCGTCTCCCCGGATCCGAAGGCAACCAAGGGCCTCGGCGTCGGCGAGGTCGGTTACCTCATCACCGGTGTCAAGGATGTTCGTCAGTCGAAGGTCGGCGATACCGTCACCACGTTCCGCAAGGGCGCAACCGAGCCGCTCACCGGATACCGCGAACCGCGGCCGATGGTGTACTCCGGGCTTTACCCGCTCGACGGATCCGACTACCCCGATCTGCGCGACGCGCTCGAGAAGCTCCAGCTCAACGACGCGGCGCTCACCTACGAGCCGGAGACCTCGGTAGCCCTCGGCTTCGGCTTCCGCTGCGGCTTCCTCGGCCTGCTGCACATGGAGATCACCCGCGAGCGGCTCGAACGCGAGTTCAACCTGGACCTGATTTCGACCTCGCCCAACGTGGTGTACCGCGTCGAGATGGAAGACAGCGCCGAGCACATCGTCACCAATCCGTCGTACTGGCCCGAAGGCAAAGTGCGCGACGTCTACGAGCCGATGGTCAAGTGCACCATCATTTCTCCGAGTGAGTTCATCGGATCGATCATGGAGCTGTGTCAGGGCAGGCGCGGCGAACTCGGGGGAATGGATTATCTGTCCGAAACTCGCGTCGAACTGCGCTACACCATCCCGATGGCGGAGATAATCTTCGACTTCTTCGACATCCTCAAGTCGCGGACACGTGGCTACGCAAGCCTCGATTACGAGGAGATCGGCGAGCAGAGCGCAGCGCTGGTGAAAGTCGACATCCTGCTCCAGGGTGAGGCCGTCGATGCGTTCTCGGCCATCGTGCACAAGGACGCCGCAGCTGCCTACGGCAACAAGATGACCACCAAGCTCAAGGAACTCATTCCTCGTCAGCAGTTCGAGGTACCGATCCAGGCAGCCGTCGGCTCACGCATCATCGCGCGTGAGAACATCCGGGCGATCCGTAAGGACGTCCTCGCCAAGTGCTACGGCGGTGACATCAGCCGCAAGCGCAAACTGCTCGAGAAGCAGAAGGAAGGCAAGAAGCGGATGAAGACCATCGGTCGCGTCGAGGTTCCCCAGGAAGCGTTCGTCGCAGCCCTGTCTTCCGAGTCGTCCACGGACAAGCCAAAGAAATAG
- a CDS encoding LLM class F420-dependent oxidoreductase, translating into MKIGISTFVTDDGIDPVSLARAIEERGFDSLVVAEHTHIPASRETPFPTGGDMPDFYYRTLDPFATLAAAAAVTSKIDLITGIALLIQRDPITTAKEAASIDLISQGRFVFGVGAGWVLEEIRNHGIDPKTRGALLDEQIEAIKALWTNEPAEYHGKHLDIEPSYLRPKPVQKPHPPIYIGGASDATVKRVIRHDAGWIANPQPVEVMSKRIDAMREGLGHDVPLLQFGTPADPEYWQACEELGFGQLALMLPTAPHDESLKILDEYAALASAYRGG; encoded by the coding sequence TTGAAGATCGGAATCTCCACCTTTGTCACCGACGACGGGATCGACCCGGTGTCGCTGGCTCGCGCCATCGAGGAGCGTGGATTCGACTCACTGGTGGTCGCCGAGCACACTCACATCCCTGCCAGCAGGGAGACGCCGTTTCCCACGGGCGGTGACATGCCCGATTTCTACTATCGGACACTCGACCCCTTCGCCACTCTGGCAGCGGCCGCAGCGGTCACATCCAAGATCGACCTGATCACCGGTATCGCCCTGCTCATTCAGCGCGATCCGATCACCACTGCAAAGGAGGCCGCCAGTATCGACCTGATCTCGCAGGGCCGGTTCGTATTCGGTGTGGGCGCTGGTTGGGTCCTCGAGGAGATCCGCAACCACGGTATCGACCCGAAGACACGGGGAGCGCTGTTGGACGAGCAGATCGAGGCAATCAAAGCCCTGTGGACGAACGAGCCGGCCGAATATCACGGCAAGCACCTCGATATCGAACCCTCCTACCTCCGCCCCAAGCCGGTGCAGAAACCACACCCCCCGATCTACATCGGCGGTGCCTCCGACGCCACGGTGAAGCGCGTCATCCGGCACGACGCCGGGTGGATAGCCAACCCACAGCCCGTCGAGGTCATGTCCAAGCGCATCGATGCGATGCGCGAAGGACTCGGGCACGACGTTCCGTTGCTACAGTTCGGCACCCCCGCGGACCCTGAGTACTGGCAAGCCTGTGAAGAATTGGGATTCGGGCAGCTCGCTCTCATGCTGCCGACCGCGCCGCACGACGAGTCGCTGAAGATCCTCGACGAGTACGCCGCGTTGGCGTCCGCCTACCGCGGAGGATAG
- a CDS encoding circularly permuted type 2 ATP-grasp protein — translation MFDSDGKTRTPYRGIHTALEPSSSADLDARSDALGRAFIDQGITFSLSGQERPFPLDQVPRVIAAGEWSRLERGIKQRVKALEMFLADIYGDQEILRDGVVPKRLITSCEHFHREAIGIVPPNGVRIHVSGIDLVRDAQGTFRVLEDNLRSPSGVSYVMENRRTMARVFPDLFATHRVRAVGDYASHLLRALRASAALNEADPTVVVLTPGVANSAYFEHSLLARLMGVELVEGRDLFCRDNIVYMRTTEGERQVDVIYRRIDDDYLDPMQFRPDSVLGVAGLVNAARAGNVVISSAVGNGVGDDKLVYTYVPTIIDYYLNEKPLLANVDTFRCWLDDECEEVLDRVDELVIKPVEGSGGYGIVFGPDASPKELATISKKIRADPRGWIAQPVVQLSTVPTKIGDRLVPRHVDLRPFAVNDGDDVWVLPGGLTRVALPEGSLVVNSSQGGGSKDTWVLATRTSQEEQELAGEEIVSEPPEAPMAEQGPELTMDQQQQQQQQQLMNGGGH, via the coding sequence ATGTTCGACTCGGACGGGAAGACCCGTACTCCGTACAGGGGAATTCACACGGCGCTCGAGCCGTCGAGTTCGGCGGACCTCGACGCGCGTTCGGATGCGCTCGGTCGCGCCTTCATCGATCAGGGCATCACATTCTCCTTGTCCGGACAGGAGCGTCCCTTCCCCCTCGATCAGGTTCCCCGCGTCATCGCTGCAGGTGAGTGGTCTCGGCTCGAGCGTGGAATCAAGCAGCGCGTCAAGGCACTGGAGATGTTCCTCGCCGACATCTACGGGGATCAGGAGATCCTCCGCGACGGCGTCGTGCCCAAACGCCTGATCACGTCGTGCGAGCACTTCCACCGCGAGGCCATCGGAATCGTTCCACCCAACGGAGTTCGAATTCACGTCTCCGGCATCGACCTCGTTCGTGACGCCCAGGGCACGTTCCGAGTGCTGGAGGACAACCTCCGGTCACCGTCGGGTGTGTCGTACGTCATGGAGAACCGTCGGACCATGGCGCGGGTGTTTCCCGACCTGTTTGCAACGCACCGTGTGCGGGCCGTCGGTGACTACGCGTCGCATCTTCTTCGCGCGCTGCGTGCGTCCGCTGCGCTCAACGAGGCGGATCCGACCGTGGTGGTCCTCACCCCTGGAGTAGCGAACTCGGCCTATTTCGAACACTCCCTGCTGGCGCGCCTCATGGGCGTCGAACTGGTGGAAGGTCGAGATCTGTTCTGCCGCGACAACATCGTGTACATGCGGACCACGGAGGGGGAGCGTCAGGTCGACGTCATCTACCGCCGGATCGACGACGATTATCTCGACCCGATGCAGTTCCGACCCGATTCGGTGTTGGGCGTCGCAGGCCTCGTCAACGCCGCGCGTGCGGGCAACGTCGTGATCTCCAGCGCAGTCGGTAACGGCGTCGGTGACGACAAGCTCGTGTACACCTACGTCCCCACGATCATCGACTACTACCTGAACGAGAAGCCGCTCCTCGCGAACGTCGACACGTTCCGGTGCTGGCTTGACGACGAGTGCGAGGAAGTGCTCGACCGCGTCGACGAACTGGTGATCAAGCCGGTCGAGGGTTCCGGCGGATACGGCATCGTGTTCGGCCCCGACGCGTCGCCGAAGGAGTTGGCGACGATCAGCAAGAAGATCCGAGCAGATCCGCGTGGCTGGATCGCGCAGCCGGTCGTTCAGTTGTCGACGGTGCCGACCAAGATCGGCGATCGCCTGGTGCCGCGCCACGTCGACCTCCGCCCGTTCGCAGTGAACGACGGCGACGACGTGTGGGTTCTGCCCGGCGGATTGACCCGTGTCGCGCTGCCTGAAGGCTCCCTCGTTGTGAACTCGAGCCAGGGCGGCGGCAGTAAGGACACCTGGGTGCTCGCGACACGCACCTCGCAGGAAGAGCAGGAACTTGCCGGTGAGGAAATCGTCAGCGAGCCGCCGGAGGCGCCGATGGCGGAGCAGGGCCCCGAATTGACGATGGATCAGCAACAGCAACAGCAACAGCAACAGCTCATGAACGGTGGTGGACACTAG
- the rpsT gene encoding 30S ribosomal protein S20, producing MANIKSQKKRILTNERNRLRNQSVKSSLRTIIRSFRAAEAEGDKDKASAILVTAGRQLDKAASKGVIHKNQAANKKSALSLAVNKL from the coding sequence GTGGCCAACATCAAGTCCCAGAAGAAGCGGATTCTCACCAACGAGCGCAATCGTCTGCGCAACCAGTCGGTGAAGTCCTCGCTGCGGACGATCATTCGCTCCTTCCGCGCTGCAGAAGCCGAAGGCGACAAGGACAAGGCCTCGGCAATCCTCGTCACGGCAGGTCGTCAGTTGGACAAGGCAGCCAGCAAGGGTGTCATCCACAAGAACCAGGCCGCCAACAAGAAGTCGGCACTGTCCTTGGCAGTCAACAAGCTCTGA